TCTCTTTCTTCAGGGGAGGTTGGAAGTGTgtacttcaattaaaaaaagataGTTAAGGGTCAAATACTTCCCTGAAGTCTTCACATACATTATTACTAATtcgggattaaaaaaaaaaaaaaatcttcctaggAAAATGCTTACTTTTCCCTATAATCAATTACCTGTGATGTTAGACAAAGCCAAGGAATCCATTGAATCTCGAACACTTTGCTCTTGTTGTTTCAGATCAGACAAACGTTCTAATGAACCTTCATACCATTGTGTCTGGTCATGTTTGTATCCTGAAGCCACATGTTCCATATCTAACTCTTGGATTTTTCTACTACTGGCAGGGCCTGGATGGCTGCCATATGCAGAATCACCTAAACCATCTTGTGACTGGGCCCAATACATGTCTGCCTGATATTTTTTACTTGCCAggctttgattattttttttcaaatccgACTTGCTTTTAACAATATTATCAGAAATCCAGTGTTCATTTGATGTAACATCTACTTCAGCGGGCTGCTGAAAGAGGCCTTTATCACCAAATTTTAGGAGGAGTTGAGTCATGTAGTCTTCATGCTCAGCCCACTCTTCAGGGTCTTCGGTCATTTCCTGCTCTACTCTTCCTTTCCAAAAATCTTCATTCACAAAGCCTGCTCCTTGCCTTGAAAGACTTAAGTCATCCATCTTGCGAGAAAGAGTATCATCAGCATTGCTAGAAAGACCAGGGAATTTGTAATTCAGTGCTGGTGACAGTAGGAGAGACTGTCTGCACTGGTCAGCTGACCGGCTGCTCTTTCCCATACGAACACTTCTTCTGGAGTCTCTTGATCGTGCAGACTGAAATGCAGAATCAGATGAGTCAGAGGCATGAACGTCTTCTCCCAAACTACAAGTTTTTGAACAGTAAATTTGTCCTTGCTTGGGAAGAAAAGGACAACCCAGCAGAGAGGCTTTGCACTGAGCACAAGAAAAACAAGTCTCCGTGGCATGCCAGTGCTGTCCATCATAGGTCATCTGAGCATGGTCAACACCTAGTAAAGAGTCAAAGAGGGACTGTTTAGTTTATGGCTAAAATAGTTAAAAGTTACACACGCAAAACCTGAAGCTTTTTTGGCTTGTGAATTATCATGTTTATTCAATAAAATACTCACCACCCTTGTAAAATGTTAATACTTAAGAAGGATATATTTACCTATGTGTTCCCCACAGGTCTCACAGTACTCAGCATAAAGAGATTCAAAACACCCACAGCAGAATGGACGCCCATCCTTCATAATGTATCTCTGTCCACCAAGGATAGTGTCACACTCAAGACAACAAAAATGCTTCATATGCCAATGGCGACCCTCAGCTTCTGTGCACTCATCAGCAAAGattatcttaaaaaataaaagtaaatttttaGGCAGGCATTAATAATGCTTGTTGGATTCATGAAAACTGCATGTAAAAAAGGAACTTATTCCTTTGGTACAGTTAACAGACCACCAATTACATTTAAAGAACTACATATTAATTCAGCAGTACTGTCAATCTGAAGTATTAACTGATCAGTTTCAATAGTTAAAAATACAAGATTACCTGTAGCAGCATAGCTAAGACAGAAGGCTGTCACATTTGCTAAGTAAAatggatatatatttttaaaaagtaggtaAGTTGTCATAAAAGTATTCTGGAATGTGTACAAGTTTTTCCTTGTAACTCAGTCTTTTCAATTCTAATCTCAGATACACAGATGTGTATCTTGTAAAAGCAGCTACATCACGCTTGTCCAGTATCTGATTTTACAAGATCTGTTTGGAGACTGGAGAGGTTGTTCACATCTACATATGTGATATTAGGATACAGTCTTTGTTGCCAAAGGGTACATATTAGTATTCAAAAGTTGTTCATTTAATTGAGAAAGGGACATGACAATTTTATCCTATTAAAAGTGGATTCTGCGGAAGCATGAGTTTAGTAGAAAAGGGTTATTTACCTCATCACATGCTGAGCAACGGGGTTTGAGAAGTTCAGCATGGTGTCTACCACAGTGAATTTTTCCATCTTGGTAGAAGTAGATTAGGTCAACAAGAAGCTCATTACATGTAGAGCACACAAAACATGATGGATGCCAGCACACTCCAGGTCCAGCTCTTGAAGCAAACACTGCAACTTCACCTCCATTTACTTTTGTACCACACTAGAAACAACCAAAAAAAGTTAATATGCTTCCATTGCAGGAATACCAGCCTTTGGTGTTATTTTAGTTAAATCAAAACACCAAGCCCAATACATTGTTAAAGTTCTTATTCCATTTTATATAGCAAAAGGGGCAATTCTAATAATCCTGGATTGTACACAATTCTGATGCAGAAGTAAATTTTACTCATATGCACTTGGTGTTTTCTTCTGTGTATTAAACAGGTATGGATTTAGTACAACAGCCAGATGGCTACAATTTGACTTATTGCCTACTCTGAAAATTGTTTGGTATATCCACACCATGTGAAAGAATTAaatctaactttttaaaaaataaaccattaTCTTCTCTCTTCCTATGTGGAATTTTATCAGTATTACTGAGTACAAGCACAGACAGACAAGAGCCTACATGTAGCATCAACAAACATGTAAGGTCTACAGTGTTGGTACAGCTAGTTTCATTGCTATTGCCACAAGGTTACCTGTTCACAGACTGCACGCATTACTGCTCTTGAGAGCAGTTTAATAGTTCCTCGTCCCAATGCCTCCTTCTTACGCTGAGCGCTAAACATTTGtagttccttcttctcttcttcacTTAAAGATTGACAATATCTCACCTTCAGCAGAAGAGACAGTACATGCTTTAGACACCAAGCTACTGGTTATTTACTTCTCGGTAGTAACTAAAATATATTTGATAAAATATCAACATCCCTGTTCAACTCCTTCCTAAGATTTCCTTTATATTTcctacaatatatattttaactcCTCCACATGTTACAACACCAGATACGCAAAGAGAAAGTTTGTGAATTCTTTGTTAAAGTATTATACGCAAATCAATAGTGTGCTAAACTATTGCTATCTAAAAATAGAATTGCTGCCAAATTATATTTGTTAATGTGTTTGGATGTATGGTTTTTGGATTTGCAGACGATAACTATAAAATATATACTGCAGTATACACAAGAACTTAAGCCCTGACTCCTTTTTTACAAAAATGATTGTTACTTCGACTTCTACCCTAAAATACACAGAATCATGTCTAGGCTTCAAACATTTTACTGCCACAAAGCATCCTTTCTATTACAATGAAATCTCAGAAATGTGTAGGTTCCTGTTAATTGGTGGGTGGTTGCAAACACTATAAAACCAACTTGTGTTTAAGTTTATTGCACTGACTGCCCACCGGCTTAACAAGAGAAAGCAATGACCTCCTAGACAGCTCTTATCTGAATACAACTGAAATGAACAGCTAAACAATGGATTTGACAATGTACACACTATGCTATCTTTATGGGTTAGATGTCATTGCATGTGACATTTTTAGACTTGTAATATGTCCACAGGAAGATAATTCTTCCTTCTTAAAAAGAAGCATATAGTTAATGGATACATGGCCACATAGTTACCTCATTATCATGGGGTGGCAACTGGTACAGAAGCTGTTTAATTCTATGTTTTTCTCCAGGGCTGTTAATGTAAGGGACCTTCTCCTCCGGCAAACAGGCAAAGTATAGCTGTACCTGAATAGGAGGTATTAAGAATTTAATACCAGAGGGGTACACATGACCCAAACATTGTTAATGTCCTTCAACCAGTGCCTTATCTTAAGTCTCATTTACAAAGGAACTAAGATATGCTACATTAGATCTGTGACAGCATTTGCATTCCTCTAGGTAATATGAGGACCAGATGAGCTAACGCAGCAGAACTAGATTGTCTCTGCTACAACTAGCGCCCAGCTGCTGAATTGCTTTTCTGGAATGCAATTTGCAGTGACAATTACGGGTATCATAAATTATGCACATTTAATGCTATCATTATTTCCACCCCCTTTAGGTTTGGTCAACAAGCCTGCTGAAATTCCAaatttccctctgcagtttaccACACAAAAATGTGTGAAGCTGTACTAAAAACAACTACTACATAAACAAATTTAATTTGCTCAGTGCATTTTACACATTGCTGAGACAAAAGCTGTTTTGTAATCTCCTGCTGATCAGGTTCTTCACAAGTATCAGCTTTCATTGCTACCATGTGAGCTTTTGGTAAGAAGCTAAAGTCATCTTTCTCTTGGGAGGAGGAGGTTGGCTCTAGCCACATTTCAACCAGATGCAAATTCACTTTGAAATTTTCACAGGGTTTTTGCGTTTGACCAGGAAAGCAAAACACACTATGCCTTCTTGAAAGTCTTCTCAGGCTTGTCTTTATTTCATCTTATCAGTAGAAACTTATGACAGGAAAACTGTAAAGAATGCTATGACAAAGCCCAatggcaaaaaatattttttgtggaaCAGCTACAGATTTATTATTTTTCCTGTACAGTTTCCAGCTTGTCACAAGGCCTGAGGCTATAAATAAGAGCTGATTGCTGCAGACAATATTATCTGCTATCTGTATTTAAATGATGCCTTGGTCAATCACTTACTAGGCATTTTagttaaaacaaatgaaaaaagaatCACTACTTCCTCAATCAAGTTAAGTGGAAAAAGTAGTACAAATCACTAAGGTTTTGACACAGAACTGAACATCAATGAGTTTCAATTAAGTTTACTTTTAAGTCCACTAACCAACAGACTTTCTTTGCAAGGAACAAAGCAGAACATGCAGTAAGAAGGAAACTTCTAGGGTTAATTTGCTCTATGCCCATGTCTCACATAATACTAATCAAAATGCCACTGATGTCGTCATCTGTATGAAAATATCTTTAAGCCTGTGGTACCTAGAATGAGTGATTTCTGCTGCATTTCCCTTAAGAGTTTAAAGTAGCTGTTAGCTAGttgttcccccttccccatgtccCTCAAGGTTGTTTAGTGTATTTAGTTTATGATAAAAGGATTTTCCTTAAAGATGGTGCATCATATATGGATCTTGGTGGCTTGTTATTCTTAATTTAATCATGAAGAGAACGTCTCTGGAAAACAAAAAGTAGATCTTTTGCTCCTCATACATCAGCAGGCCACCTGAACTAGAGATGCTCAGCTCCCATGACATGTTACACATAGTCTAGTAGTCACCCTACCCATTTATACAGGAATAACAGAACTCAATGCTGGTCAAACACCTTATGAATCATCTATACCAGATCCTGCAGTACTGTTGCTGGATCTTCTTTTTAACTAGAATTTTATTTAAGAAcctatttttgaacatttgatCAACATAGCAACTTGCTCCCTTAGCAATTAGTGTCACTGTCCTATTTCCATTACCATTATTTTCTTATACTTAGAAaggtttcattttcagttttaggCAGTTTAGTTGAGGAAAAACAACCATCCAAACCAAAAAATGGAACAGTCctaaactcctctcccttccaacTGTAAAAGTCAACTCCACAAGGCATGCAAGAGCGAAATCATTGCGTGAATAAGTGGCAATATGTACAGTTAAACAATTATAAAGCAGTGCCAGAAATAGTTTCATTTCATTAAGAtaggtcattaaaaaaaaaaaaaaaaaaacgttaaaatacaTTTAACTTACGTCTTATTAGGAAGCTATACAACAAGTCTTTCATCAGTGGCAACACATGATATTTATAAGAGATGAAATTATAGCtattttgattaattttaaaaataagagtctcagttcctacctgttctggtCTAAGACCTGGCGGAACCCAGGTATATTCTTCCAAGGCACAGCCAGAGTCGTCATCGGATGTTGAGCTTCGTTGACACCCAAAGGTAAGATTGTTAACTTTTGGCTCCATCTCCAAAGGCATAGTGTAGTGTGCAGTGTCAGCTATTCAGTTGCAGTTCATCAAGAAATTGTTCTGAAAAGATGAGATTACAAAAGAATTAACAAAACAGGAAAAGCCTCATGGAAGTGATCTTGGGGCAGGGGTAGAAGGGCATCAACCAAGTTAAATATTTGAAATACTATTGTGGCAAAGTGATTGCTATAAAATACATCATGAAGGGGAGATGCTTCTATTGATACGTCACTGGGAATTTAGATTATATGCATAGCATGAAATACTGATCTTTAGTAAAATTAATTAGTGTCTTCGCAGGACAATCATCCTGACCACCTGTGATTAAGAAGACATTTCCTCCAACAGTATAGCATTGCACGATTAAACTGCATTTGCATTCAGAATTTCAGGCAATTATCATTGGCCTAAGTGCTGATGCAACTCCATGGATGCTGGATCATGCATAGAAAATTTTACCAGCATGGTACTTAAGCCCTCTCAAATCAGGTCTAAACATCACAGCagcataatacacctctaccccgatataactctgtccttgggagccaaaaaaatcttactgcgttataggtgaaaccgcgttatatctaactttctttgatccgctggaggacacagcccctccccccggagtgctgctttaccgcgttatatccgattcgtgttatatcggggtagaggtgtacctgtggCTGGACACATTACCAGTCCCACCATTGCCAATATCAAAGAAGCTGTACCAGTGCTAGACCAGTGGTGGAAGAAGGACTTAAATTCTCATGGCAGATAATGCCGTAGGTACAGTATCAGAGTTTTTCCTCCTTCAAGCATCCAATGCAAATGGCAGTAGACATCATTTAATTACTATGTATCCTTTTTTAAGATACACATTTATCATAAGCCATTGTTGAGCTAGTCCATACCTTCCTACCCTCACAAAAAGATGAAACTGACTATTCCATTTTGCTATTGCTACAATACTAAAAGGTTccaaaacaaaaatgatgaatAATGAAGTTTACACATGCCTTGAGAATTTATCCACTAATTTTAGCCTACTGCTAGTTAGAATAACAGAGTTATAAATCCtgaaaaaacattgttttttagAGATGCCAACAGACTCTTACTGCAGTGCACAGCAGCACTGTAATAAAGATTGCTTACATCATAACTCCTTATTCTAAGTACAACAGTAGATCTCCTATCCAAGCCACTGTAAGAACTGCATATTTTCACAAAGCATGTCAGATGTTAAATAAATCCCtaaaattttatttcagtttttgttGAAGTGGTAAACTTAGTAAACCTGAataaattaaaactaaaattaaGTTATATCAGTGCATATTATAAAGAAAGGTAAGTGTTAACATGAAGGAAAACCTCTACATTTGCTATTTTGTGCAGTATTTTAAAACAGCTCATGGCAGAAGGCAGAGCTTAGCCCAACCAACCAATAAATTTGACTTTACTTCACCCTTAACAAAAGTAAAGATGACCTCATTTCCTTTTCTACTGTTCAGAGTTTGTGACCTTTTAAATAAGTCATCATTTTAAAACAGGTGCAGCTCATTCATGTCTTCAATGTAAAAAAAACCTTTATGAACATCAGTGCATTCATTCAGTCCTCAATTACTAGTGTTAATGAAAGTCAGGAGCAATTTAGTGTGGATATTCTATTGTCTTGAATATTACTGTTGCTAAAACAAGTAACAAAAAAGCAGTGATCATCTATTGAATAAGTAATTTATAAAAATGATCAGTAGGTAGATCTCAAAGTTCACTTTGGGTAtctaaaataaatagataaacATCTTATCTATAAActaatttccttt
The Emys orbicularis isolate rEmyOrb1 chromosome 1, rEmyOrb1.hap1, whole genome shotgun sequence DNA segment above includes these coding regions:
- the PRICKLE1 gene encoding prickle-like protein 1, with protein sequence MPLEMEPKVNNLTFGCQRSSTSDDDSGCALEEYTWVPPGLRPEQVQLYFACLPEEKVPYINSPGEKHRIKQLLYQLPPHDNEVRYCQSLSEEEKKELQMFSAQRKKEALGRGTIKLLSRAVMRAVCEQCGTKVNGGEVAVFASRAGPGVCWHPSCFVCSTCNELLVDLIYFYQDGKIHCGRHHAELLKPRCSACDEIIFADECTEAEGRHWHMKHFCCLECDTILGGQRYIMKDGRPFCCGCFESLYAEYCETCGEHIGVDHAQMTYDGQHWHATETCFSCAQCKASLLGCPFLPKQGQIYCSKTCSLGEDVHASDSSDSAFQSARSRDSRRSVRMGKSSRSADQCRQSLLLSPALNYKFPGLSSNADDTLSRKMDDLSLSRQGAGFVNEDFWKGRVEQEMTEDPEEWAEHEDYMTQLLLKFGDKGLFQQPAEVDVTSNEHWISDNIVKSKSDLKKNNQSLASKKYQADMYWAQSQDGLGDSAYGSHPGPASSRKIQELDMEHVASGYKHDQTQWYEGSLERLSDLKQQEQSVRDSMDSLALSNITGASVDGESKSRPSFYSLQTFQELEAEDCEKMSNMGTLNSSMLHRSAESLKSLSSELCQEKVLPEEKPAHMPVLRRSKSQSRPQQVKFSDDVIDNGDYESVEIRQPPMSERTRRRVFHFEERGNRHQHRRRRSRKSRSDNTLHLTTERRCSPKERLHFYSPQDYGKFIQNKSPHEVQAYIQNTELYGQYAHATSDYALRNQAVGKFFGLYGEEEESWCSTSSSSSSDSEEEGYFLGQPIPQPRSLRYPYYTDDLSSPSTALASSQFGQRTTKSKKKKGHKGKNCIIS